taataacaataactgtGTTTTCCAGAAAGCCAaacctctctgctctcattaaaCAGATAAAATCCCACTGAGGGCTGAAGGCACCACAATCATGAAGAGAAATGGTGCAGACGACCACCACTGAGCTAAGATGTCAGTATTGAAGAGATGACCCAACCAGGGGAAGCAGCACACTTTGGGGGACCAAAGTCATAAAAAGTTACATTGGTGGGCATGAAAAAAGCTGCTCAGAGGATGTGCAAGAAGAGAAATGACGAGAAAAACAATCCAGATTTGGTCTTGAATGTTTTGATGTCGTGACAGTTTTGGTGTCTCACCTCGATGACCTGGAAGATGGCTTCCTTGTAGATGGGCAAGCTGGCGAAGGAATTTTTGCAGAAGCACTTGTTGAAGGCACTAAACGGCAGCAGGCCCTCCGTATAGATCTGCGACAGAAAGCGACGTGAAAATCCAGTTCAACTCATgtggtgtgtttctgcagctcgaGCACGTGCAGCGCACTTCTAACCTCTGAGAACATCCCGTCGCCGAACCACTCCACCCGCCGCATACCCGGGGGAGCTGACTTGGTTTTCCAGGGAATCACCATCCCAGGCCACCAGGAGAAGCCCTTCACTTTCCCCCACACGAGCTCTCCGCCCAGAAACCCTTTCCCATCCTGCACACACCGAGAAACAAGCTCAAAACTGCATTTTCCATCAGAACAAATGCAAATCCAGTACGTTTTCTGTGATGTTTGAACAGAAGGCTGCACTCCTGGGTCCTGCCACCGTTATTTCACCTGGTAGGCTTGTTTCCGTCGTCCTCTTGGTGTAGATTTACTGGAGGGTGATGACTCTTCTGCCTGAAAACCAACCacattgaaaacagaaaaatgtcaaaaaaggtAAAAAGTTATTTAGGAGAACATTTGTTCTTAGAGAAATAAAATCACTTTTAGTGTATTTTATAAAACAGATTCCTCATTTTACCACCAATCACTTGCATCGTCAcagtttttcatatttaatttcaGGTGAATCTGAGAGAATTTGTTAAAAACAAGGAGCAAGAGAGCCCTTCACCATTAAGATATGAACATTCGCTTTGTTCAACACAGCATAATGTCCTGAAATCTAAGTAATCAaactggagaagaagaagaatccatcaacaaacaaggaaacaagTTTTCCACTGTGGTTTCAAACTAAATGATCTAAACTGAATTTGAGCATGAGAGGATGTGTTATCTCACGTTATTTTAAGTTGACTCGGCACCACGTGAAGAAAGCGAATGATGTCTCTGAAATGAAGGTGTGTCAGAGGTAGGACTGGGCTGTGATAGTTCGTTCTtcatttttcccctttgttaAACTCAGAGAAGTCTAATGgtctttttcatgtctgtcactCGGTTGTCTCAGGGCGGATGTGcttctgttttatgttaaaTGTAACATGAAATGTAACTGGTGTAAGAATGACTTAATTTAGGTTAATttaaaggttccctgtggagtttcagACATCTAGTGGTGGTGTGGAGCTGTTattctgtgcatgcatgtcaaGAAGACACTTTCAGATATGCTACAAAGCATCAGCAAAGCAAGGAAAGAAGAAGACGGCAAGCTAGTAAACATGGATGTTAACACTCACATGAGTAAGGAAATGCATTTGACATGTTTGTTAGACCAACAGGATACACACAATACATGCTGGTGAGTAACACTGACTGTAAAcatattcattttgtttgtttacaggaaaACTCCACAGGACCCCTTCATGTTTTTGCCAAAATTAACACCCATGATGAGTCGATGAGCTTCCTCCTGTGGCTGCAGGTCTGATGGTGCTGACTGAAACTTCTTTCTGAAAGCTTCTGTTGCAACTGTGTCACCACAGCCAATAACCACATGCAAAATAAATTAGAACCGATGTTACTGTCTGTCGAAAGCATTTTTTAATGGAAcaaatttaatgtttttgaAGACTTTTCCAGGCTTGCAGATTCCCTGTGAACGGACGGACACTTCAGTAACACTTACTTGCTGCAGATATCCTGCTTTTAATGTGGCTTTGCAGTAAAACAGATCACTTAACATTTTATATGGTAATTTAACAACGTAGTAAATATTTAAGAGATCTTTTCTGCCTTAAAGCGTATTTCTTTTGACGTTTGTTTAATTTTAAGTCATTTACTGAGGCTAAACTGTGACAGATTTGATATGAGATTTGATCAAATGCTATCAAACTCCAACCCTAGTTGTaagcagtgtttttgttctaGCAGCATTTCAGAGGGCAGAGGGGCCTATCATGGCCCGGGGGTATTTTGGTAGTATACCCGAGTATACCTACCACCTCTTGGGACTCCAGACCCTTTTTGCTGTCCTTATCAAGATTTATGGGTTTGGACCAGTTGCTATCACCAGCCTGAAACACTGCACGGGCCTTTGGCTTCTGGCGCAAGCTGCTCTCCCAGCCAAAACCACCCCTACTGGTCCCCTGAGAGACAACACACTCCCATTATACACTCAGACAGCATGCACATGCAAATgtatgcaaaaacacacacacacaaagaaacttacttcagtattttctgGGAAATGACACAGATTTACTTTCATTTCTTGGAGGTTCACCCTAACTGTAACCACTACTTGTTTCACTCTTAACCTTAACCACTGACCCAAAAATCTACTGTTTAGCAACTGAGAAACAGCTTTGGTCCCCAGTTGCACCAGCAGCCCCTAATTAACTGGTCTCAGGTCTGAAATGTGCCCCTAGCCTAAGTCATACACACAGCCAAAAATGATGCACCAAaggatttttctgtgttctggTGTAGCTGACAGTATTTACAGTCAAATAATGGACATTACAGTCACACTAACTTCAGCACAGCCTAGTCTTATGTCATTACAACTAACTTCTTTTTAATCAAGTTGCTTCTGTTCCATATAGATGTAGTGGATAAAAAAAcccagaggacaaacagagatGAAAGACTTTACCTGTTTCCACAAGGCAAAATGTTCATGCTTGAGCTCTATGGAtggaaaggagagagtgagatcAGAGATAATGAGAGCTGACATGTTAAAACTGGAAATCTGGAAACGTGACGCTCGTTACAAAATGTTTCATGAGTAGAAGACTTGTGTAAGGTTTTACTTTTCTCAGCTAAAAAGTTAATCAGATGTGCTTCATTTTACAAAATGGATTCACAATATTAAAATTACACTGATACACTGATACACctgatttttttgttaaaataaagTATGCGAATAAAAAATGACAGAGTTTTTCTTACGATTGATCTTCGTTAGGCGGACTTCACATGGCTTCACTGTCACTAAAGGCCATTCAGttgtagaaaatgaaacaaaagtgtCAATAAGGTTGAAATGTGCATCATAcaaatcattatcatcatccCATCCAAGGTGCTTTATTAATCATATTgttaaattaaaatgcaaattgaaCTTGATTTACCAATCGGACtatctttctttttccatttggGGTGAATCAGGGAGTCATTCCCGCTGATGCTGTCAGAGAGAGCGCTGTCAGATGTGATGTCAGACTCGCTTTCTGTTAAGGCTTCACTCTCAGAGAACAGAGCAGCGTCATCACTCTCCAGGGCCTGAGACAGGAAGTGCACAAAATTAATTCAACGCGCAGGaactaaacacaaacacacacaaactgtgttgctgcggctCCTCTGTTTACATACCTGAGTAAAAACCTGCTGAGGCTCaagaggaggacaggggagAGACAACAGGGTCAAAACAAGCTTCCTGAAGACTGAGGTTGGCTTGGCGTCCTTCAGGATGCCGGACCAGTGTTTCTCCAGTGAATTCACTGCTGAGCTGtccgtctcttcctcctccgccaGCTGATACTCAAGAAATTCACTCGTGAGCTGCTTGGCCTCCTCAGGGGAGATGCAGATTCCCAGCTTGGTCCCAAGCTCCCCTACCGCCTTCCCTGACACCTTCAATCTGCTCTTGGGGTTCAGCAGTTGGGAAGCGCTCCTGAGCACCCCCTCACTTAAAGGAAGCTCCTCTGCAATGCAACCTGTGAGTGCGATGTAGAAAGACAACGCCTCCTCTTTTAGCAGCTGCAGtgcctctgcagcctcagactCATTCAGGAAGTCCACAGTTTTCCCACCCAGCCTGAGCTCAGGGCTCAACAGGTGGAATTTCTTGTTCTTAAGGATTCGGACATCGTGCTCTTTGAGGAAACGAACTGCAGCCTGAGGATGAAGGAAGAATGAGGTGTAGGTGCAGAGCAGGCTACTGGCTTCTTCCAGGATGAGCAGGATGTCAGCTTGGGCAGCTCTCTCGTCTGTCTGTAGATGTCTTTGGAAACTGTGCAGAGGCTTCAGGGCCTGCTCCAGGAACATGAACGTCGCCCTGACTTTGGGGTCCTGCAGCTGAGAGCAGATTAGCTTGGCTTTTTCATCGTCCTTGTCACAAGACTTAAAGTATGATATGAGATCCATCCATATTTCCAAGATTTTTGTGACTGACTGGGCAAACTTAAGGCAGCTGGTGTTGAGATGAAATAATGAACTGTCTGCACTGACTTCTGAGCCAAAAAGGGCCTTGAGGTTGTTGTTCTTGGTGGAGCAGTAGTGGGCATGGATATCTACCATCAGCTCTTGAGCCTGATTGGAGAGCTCCTTAACCCCTGCATTGCAAGCAGCATCAGCAATGGTGTACAGCCTTCCTAAGGCTACTATGTTCGGGTTGAGATCCCTGAGCTGCGAGCAGATCTGCTCTGAGGCCACATCATTACCGTTAGAATAAACAGCGACAAGATTATCTTTCGGTAACTCGAATTTCTTCAAGGTCTCCACCACTGCCGCCGCTGTTTGATCTCCTGCACCACCCACTGATTGAAGAGCATCGAGAAATCGGATGCAGTGCCTGGAGGCTTCAACATCAAAAAACCCAACAAGGACCACAGAGACAGTGTCATCCTTTCCTAGTGTTACCCCTCCATAAATGTATACACAGTACGGAGTGTGCTGGCAAACAGCTGTGATATCTTTGGGGTACTGCAACCCCAGCTTAAAGCGTGCAAAACGTCTCGACACCTTATCACCTTCAGCAGAGCCGGTGTAACAGTGTTTGTAGATAAACCGAATGGCCGCGTCGCTACAGGGCAGTGGCTTGGAGAGTTGGTTTTGCAGGCTCTTGGAAATTTGAGtccttttcttgtgtttggaTGTTTCCGCGTGTCGCCTGAGTTCAACAAGGCCTTTATGAAATGTGCTCAGGTTCCTGTCACAAGTGCGACAGTAGGTATAGTGCTCTCCAAGAGTACTACGCTCAGCCCAATCAAATATGTCCTTCCACTCTTCAGTGTTAGTGTGTGATGTTTTGGTCATTCCAGTGTCATTCTCTTCCGTGCCTGAGTCCATTTTAAATTTCCCTGACAGGGTAAGAGAAGAAAAAATTATTCTTGCACAATTACTGTAAATATGG
This region of Chaetodon auriga isolate fChaAug3 chromosome 10, fChaAug3.hap1, whole genome shotgun sequence genomic DNA includes:
- the dnmt3ba gene encoding DNA (cytosine-5-)-methyltransferase 3 beta, duplicate a, coding for MASTAVVTPDSAHGKSTRFSLVTWVNNLLKTSFKDVQQMGSGACHCQIMDCVIPGSVDLTKVKFDAQGDDDCKHNFSLLHEAFSKNGITRTIPVEELIKGDFKSNFEILKWFKTFYAENVKSEEYDPVKARHRRDISPIVASPQSWKFKMDSGTEENDTGMTKTSHTNTEEWKDIFDWAERSTLGEHYTYCRTCDRNLSTFHKGLVELRRHAETSKHKKRTQISKSLQNQLSKPLPCSDAAIRFIYKHCYTGSAEGDKVSRRFARFKLGLQYPKDITAVCQHTPYCVYIYGGVTLGKDDTVSVVLVGFFDVEASRHCIRFLDALQSVGGAGDQTAAAVVETLKKFELPKDNLVAVYSNGNDVASEQICSQLRDLNPNIVALGRLYTIADAACNAGVKELSNQAQELMVDIHAHYCSTKNNNLKALFGSEVSADSSLFHLNTSCLKFAQSVTKILEIWMDLISYFKSCDKDDEKAKLICSQLQDPKVRATFMFLEQALKPLHSFQRHLQTDERAAQADILLILEEASSLLCTYTSFFLHPQAAVRFLKEHDVRILKNKKFHLLSPELRLGGKTVDFLNESEAAEALQLLKEEALSFYIALTGCIAEELPLSEGVLRSASQLLNPKSRLKVSGKAVGELGTKLGICISPEEAKQLTSEFLEYQLAEEEETDSSAVNSLEKHWSGILKDAKPTSVFRKLVLTLLSLPCPPLEPQQVFTQALESDDAALFSESEALTESESDITSDSALSDSISGNDSLIHPKWKKKDSPIVTVKPCEVRLTKINQLKHEHFALWKQGTSRGGFGWESSLRQKPKARAVFQAGDSNWSKPINLDKDSKKGLESQEVAEESSPSSKSTPRGRRKQAYQDGKGFLGGELVWGKVKGFSWWPGMVIPWKTKSAPPGMRRVEWFGDGMFSEIYTEGLLPFSAFNKCFCKNSFASLPIYKEAIFQVIELAGERCAKSFAEAGGNKDKELKLMLDWAFEGFLPTGPEGFLPPNAAPHDSSDSALSDYQPPAKRKYVFKNKAQASATLGRKTITENVKGKGKTIEDFCLSCGSPEIEVQHPLFEGGLCLKCKENFTETLYRYDEDGYQSYCTVCCAGSEVILCGNASCCRCFCMDCLDILVGPGTFDKLKDVDPWSCYMCKPSQCGGNLKLRPDWSVKVQDFFANNSAMEFEPHRIYPSIPADQRRPLKVLSLFDGIATGYLVLRDLGFKIERYIASEICEDSIAVGMIKHEGQIEYVNDVRTITRKHLAEWGPFDVLIGGSPCNDLSMVNPLRKGLFEGTGRLFFEFYRILTMLKPKEGDDRPFFWLFENVVFMSANDKSDICRFLECNPILIDAVKVSPAHRARYFWGNLPGMNRSLATAPDDKVALQDCLEVGRMAKFDKVRTITTKSNSIRQGKMGPLPVSMNGKEDYLWCTELEQIFGFPKHYTDVNNMGRMQRQKVLGRSWSVPVIRHLFAPLKDYYECE